AAAATTATATTTTGACGCTGATTTATCACCTTCATAAAAAACTTTATCTATTGTTATAAATGAAAAAGACGGATCTTTAATTTTCTTTTCATAATCATCAACATTAATAAATTCGAATTCTGTTAGTTTCCAGTTCTTTTGCACAGCTGCCTTAAGTTGAATATTTGATTCGTTAAATGGGTCTTCATCCAGAACAACCATTGTTTTTGTTTTAAAAAACTGCTTTAACTGTTCAGGTGTTCCAACAGTATTTTGTGCTTCTGAGTAAGAATAAAAAAAGACAAAAATTGCTAATATGCTTATATATTTCATAACGTTATTGCATTGGTAAATATAATGGATTTCGTTCATTATAACGACGTATGTATAAAAACATCATTTGCTTTTTTTTATTTTTCTTTAATAAGTTAAATTCATTAAAAAGTTCAGGATCTTTTGAAATAAATGCCTGAACAGTCTCGAGAGTAAAGGGAAATGATTTGCCATTTTCGAAATCAATCAAATTTTGAACTAAATGGCTTGTTTCATATGAAGGCATATATGTATTAGAATAATTATAATATGGATCGAAACCATTATCTACTCTTATGGTTTGTGTTGCTACATAATGTGAGATTTTACCAATATACGGCACTCTGTAAAAATCGTTATTATAATATACATAAATAGCACCATTTCTACAATATCCCCATAATTGTTTGGTTTCAACAGTTTGCTGAACTCCGTAATCGTCAAGAAAAACTATTTTCTGGTTTTTAAATATATTGCTATACCAGTTATCATCATTTTTATCACCTGAAATAACTCTTTCAAAAGAAAGTGGCTTATTTAAAAGTAACTGATCAAAGGAGATAAAAATCCCTTCTTTAATTTTATACGATAAAGTATATCGTTCTTTTCCGGTTGTATCTGTTTGAGCAGACACAGCAAAAACATTAAACAATAGAATAACTTTAAAAACGATAAGAAATATTATTATCGGAAAATTAATTTTCATAACAAATAACCTATAATTTTATTCCGATTACAAGAATATCATCAACTTGTTCGAGCTGACCTTTCCAACTTTCAAAATTCTCCTCAAGAAATGCTTTTTGTTTTAGCAATGGAAGTCCATTTATAGTTAATAAAAGGTGACGGAAACGACGGAATTTGAATTTCTTACCAAGTGGACCACCAAACTGATCGGCATAACCATCAGAGAATATATAAAGCATATCATTTTCGCGGTAAGACACAATGTGGTTATCAAATTTAAGATCTTCATTTCCTTCCATTTTACCCACTGCAAAACGATTTCCTTTAACTTCTATAATTTTATTTTCACGTGCAATGTAAAGTGGATTAAAAGCTCCGGCATATTCTAGCACTTTGTTATTACGATCGATAACAAGAAGCGAAACATCCATACCATCCTTTATAGCACTCTCATTTGCATGCTTACTAAAAGTTTCACTAATTCCAAGATTTAATAAATTAAGAATTTGTGCAGGATTTTCTACCCCTTGTTCTTTTGTAATATTTCTTAATAAATCAAATCCAATAATACTCATAAAAGCCCCAGGCACACCATGTCCGGTACAATCAACAGCTGCAATAAAAATCTTACTTTCCTTCTCGGTAACCCAGTAAAAGTCACCGCTAACAATATCCTTAGGGTTATAAAATATGAATGAATCCGGCAATAATTTTCTGAATAAATATTCAGATGGCAACATAGCTTCCTGAATACGTTTAGCATAGTTAATACTATCGGTAATACTCTTATTTTTAACGGCCAGTTCTTCTCTTTGTTTTGCAATTTCCAATGCTGCTAATTGCTTTATCCTAAGTGCATCATTAGCTTTCTGAAGCTTCTTGGTTCTGCTTCTGACATATAAATATATTGCTGTAAATATTAATAAAATATAGGTTATATAAGCATATATAGATTTAAAAATAGGGGGATTAACAATAATCCTTATTGATATTTCTTTATCGTTCCAAACCAAGTCATTATTGCTACCTTTTACTCTAAGAACATATTCTCCTGGTGCCAATGTTCCAAAATCCTGAAAGTTTCTATTACCAATTTGAATCCATGAATTATTAAGCCCTTCCATCATATACATATAACTGTTCTTTGGGGACTTTGTGAATTCTAAAGCTGCAAAGTTAAATGTAAGCGAATGATCAGTATAAGCCAATTCTAACTCACGTACTTTCTCAATGTTTAATATTATTTTATTTCCGTTTGAAATTTTTTCGAAAGTAGTAAAAACAACAGTTGGTATAAAAGGGTTATCATTCATTTCTGAAGGGTTAAAACTATTAAAGCCATTAGTTCCCCCAAAAAATATTTCTCCACTTTTTGAAATAAAAGAAGCTCCGTTATTAAACTCCAAACCCTGCAATCCATCAGCCCTATCGTACGAACGAATTTTAAAAGTTTTGCGATCGAGCATTGCAATACCATGATTTGTACTCATCCAGATATTTCCATTTTTATCTTGCTCAAGTTCGTATATGGTTTCGTTTGGCAAACCATCTTTATCGGTAAAATACTGAAATGTTGCATTTCTTTTATCATATCGATTTAGACCACTTGCAGTACCAATCCAGATAGAGCCATCAATAGAATCCTCAAGTATTTCTTCAATATAAGAGTTACTTATCTGGTAATACTTGTTTTTACCTGCATAAGTACGACCATCTTTTACAGAGCCAATTCTAAAAAACTTATTTGTTTTATAATCAAATCTGTTTAATCCTGCTTTTGTACCTATCCAGATATATCCATCCCTATCTCCCATAATATAAATAATCTGGTTATCAAATAAACTTAATGTGTCGGCATAGGTACTCCAATAAGTGTTAACTGTTAAGTCAGAAATATTAAATCTATTTAAACCATTAGTGGTTCCTACCCAAACATTTCCCTTATAATCCTCAAGAATAGAGTAAATTCTTGATCCATCAAGATTTGGAAAATTTTTAAACTTATAATATTTATTTAAATCAGTAAATTTCTTTGTTTTTTTATCGTAAATGCTTATACCTTTTTTTGTTCCCAGCCAGATTAATCCTTTACTATCAGGCATAATAACGTGAACGTTATCACCAATAATTCTTTCACCCGGAGGTGAGTTTGTTGAATAATTTTTTACTACCCCCGTTTTTCTGTTTACTATATCTAGACCATAATCCCATGTTCCAACCCATAAATCGCCATTATCTGCTTCATAAAT
Above is a window of Bacteroidia bacterium DNA encoding:
- a CDS encoding SpoIIE family protein phosphatase, producing the protein MRTILMKSKKFIHIVAGLLLVLISGLSNAQVSEAFFEHFTVDEGLSQSSVNCIVQGKVGFLWLGTQDGLNKYDGYKFKHYQHSPLDTNSISSNWIYAIDDDTSGIIWIGTQYGLNKLYQRSDKIVRYIHNPKKPSSISENEVFGVLVDRFGTVWAKTEKALNKLDTATGKFTRFEHEIDYFGSNKSDKGFPLLEDEEGIWVGSATGLHFFNRKLEQFKSYTHNPGDVNSISDNFITGLVFDGDKTLWVATRYGINKFNKKTKKFEHFFHDFTEEKGLSANQINSICYGHDGYIWVATYGGGLNKLNPKTGDVQVFQNQPNNKFSISSQYLNFVLEDKSYNLWIGTDDQGLDKYDLKPKKFLLYRDSKGSNSLKLSENIIASIYEADNGDLWVGTWDYGLDIVNRKTGVVKNYSTNSPPGERIIGDNVHVIMPDSKGLIWLGTKKGISIYDKKTKKFTDLNKYYKFKNFPNLDGSRIYSILEDYKGNVWVGTTNGLNRFNISDLTVNTYWSTYADTLSLFDNQIIYIMGDRDGYIWIGTKAGLNRFDYKTNKFFRIGSVKDGRTYAGKNKYYQISNSYIEEILEDSIDGSIWIGTASGLNRYDKRNATFQYFTDKDGLPNETIYELEQDKNGNIWMSTNHGIAMLDRKTFKIRSYDRADGLQGLEFNNGASFISKSGEIFFGGTNGFNSFNPSEMNDNPFIPTVVFTTFEKISNGNKIILNIEKVRELELAYTDHSLTFNFAALEFTKSPKNSYMYMMEGLNNSWIQIGNRNFQDFGTLAPGEYVLRVKGSNNDLVWNDKEISIRIIVNPPIFKSIYAYITYILLIFTAIYLYVRSRTKKLQKANDALRIKQLAALEIAKQREELAVKNKSITDSINYAKRIQEAMLPSEYLFRKLLPDSFIFYNPKDIVSGDFYWVTEKESKIFIAAVDCTGHGVPGAFMSIIGFDLLRNITKEQGVENPAQILNLLNLGISETFSKHANESAIKDGMDVSLLVIDRNNKVLEYAGAFNPLYIARENKIIEVKGNRFAVGKMEGNEDLKFDNHIVSYRENDMLYIFSDGYADQFGGPLGKKFKFRRFRHLLLTINGLPLLKQKAFLEENFESWKGQLEQVDDILVIGIKL